The Bradyrhizobium oligotrophicum S58 genome contains the following window.
GGCAAGGTGATCGAGTTCACCTCCGAGGAAATCGAGAAGCTGCAGGCGGAGATCGCCCGCAAGCTCGGCTACAAGCTGGTCGACCACCGGCTCGAGCTGTATTGCGTGCCTCTCGACGAAGAGTCGAATGGCTGACGCAGCGGCTTCGAACCTCGATCTCGTCATTTTCGATTGCGACGGCGTGCTGGTCGACAGTGAGGTGATCTCCTGTCAGGCTCATGCCGACGTGCTCAGCCTGTGCGGCTATCCGATCACGGCGGATCAGGTGTTCGAGCGCTTCCTCGGCCGCTCCTCGAAACAGGCGACGCTGGAGGTCGAGGCCGAGCTTGGCTGCAGCCTGCCCGCCGATTTCAACGCCAGGCTGCAAGAGCGCCTGTTCCGCGCGTTCGAGCAGGACCTGCACCCGGTCGCCGGCATCACCGATACGCTCGACGCGATCGACGTGCCGGTCTGCGTCGCTTCCTCCGGCTCGCACCAGCGCATGCGCGTCAGCCTCGGCGCCACCCGCCTCTACGACCGGCTCTCCCCGCACATCTTCTCATCCTCCCAGGTGGAGAACGGCAAGCCTGCTCCGGATCTGTTCCTGTTCGCGGCGGCACAGATGAAGGCGCGTCCTGCGGCCTGCGTCGTGGTCGAGGACAGCCTTGCCGGTATCCGGGGCGGAGTCGCCGCCGGTATGACCGTGCTCGGGTTCCACGGTGGCAGTCATTGCCGAACGGGCCATGCGGACAACCTGCGGGCAGCCGGCGCCACGCTGGTTTTCGACGATATGCGGCAATTGCCGGCCATTCTGAGCCGGCTGGGCCAGAAAACGGGCTCGCTCGCTGGATTTTCAGCCGCCTAGCCTATATCTGAGCCCCGCGCCGAATGGGCGCGCCCCCGACCGTATGCAAGGGTTCATGACGCCGCCGCGCAAGCTGCACATCAAGTCCTATGGCTGCCAGATGAATGTCTACGATGCCCAGCGCATGGTGGACACGCTGGGGGCTGAGGGCTTCGTCGAGACCACTGAGGCCGGCGACGCCGATCTCGTGATCCTCAACACCTGCCACATCCGCGAGAAGGCCTCTGAAAAGGTCTATTCGGAGCTCGGGCGGCTGCGGGTGGCGAAGGAGGACGCCGCGAGGGCGGGCCGCGCGATACAGATCGCCGTGGCCGGCTGCGTGGCCCAGGCGGAGGGCGCCGAGATCATCGCCCGCGCCCCCACCGTCGACGTCGTGGTCGGGCCGCAGAGCTACCAC
Protein-coding sequences here:
- a CDS encoding HAD family hydrolase — its product is MADAAASNLDLVIFDCDGVLVDSEVISCQAHADVLSLCGYPITADQVFERFLGRSSKQATLEVEAELGCSLPADFNARLQERLFRAFEQDLHPVAGITDTLDAIDVPVCVASSGSHQRMRVSLGATRLYDRLSPHIFSSSQVENGKPAPDLFLFAAAQMKARPAACVVVEDSLAGIRGGVAAGMTVLGFHGGSHCRTGHADNLRAAGATLVFDDMRQLPAILSRLGQKTGSLAGFSAA